From the Chitinophaga lutea genome, one window contains:
- a CDS encoding sugar phosphate isomerase/epimerase family protein yields the protein MSSRRNFILQTAMGIAAVTAAPLAAAAGTAVARPDGKDLPIGMAGYTFAKFDLEKAIAMMKRVDIRNISIKDIHLPLNSTPEKIQGVLAQFAAAGIHVYGVGVIYMKSEKAVDEAFEYAKRVGVPLIVGVPNPELLDYTEAKIKQYNIKLAIHNHGPEDKLYPGPKNVYDLIKNRDARMGICLDIGHAQRAGEDPAKAILAYKERIFDLHIKDVTAGSNAGKATEIGRGVIDFAALVKALRKAKYSGISSIEYEKDMADPLPGIAESAGFFRGVIKTVS from the coding sequence ATGTCGTCGAGAAGAAACTTTATACTGCAAACCGCCATGGGAATAGCAGCCGTAACGGCCGCTCCGCTGGCGGCAGCCGCCGGTACCGCCGTAGCGCGCCCGGACGGGAAAGACCTGCCCATCGGGATGGCCGGCTACACCTTTGCCAAGTTCGACCTGGAAAAGGCCATCGCCATGATGAAGCGGGTGGATATCAGGAACATTTCCATCAAGGATATCCATCTTCCCCTGAACAGCACACCGGAAAAGATCCAGGGCGTACTGGCGCAGTTTGCCGCCGCCGGCATCCACGTATACGGCGTGGGGGTGATTTACATGAAGTCCGAAAAGGCGGTGGATGAAGCCTTCGAATACGCCAAAAGGGTAGGCGTGCCGCTGATCGTGGGCGTGCCCAACCCGGAGCTGCTGGACTACACCGAAGCGAAGATCAAACAATACAATATCAAACTGGCCATTCACAATCACGGCCCGGAAGACAAACTCTATCCCGGCCCGAAAAATGTGTACGACCTCATCAAAAACCGCGATGCACGCATGGGTATCTGCCTCGACATCGGGCACGCCCAGCGGGCGGGGGAAGACCCCGCCAAGGCGATACTGGCCTATAAAGAGCGCATTTTCGACCTCCATATCAAAGATGTGACGGCTGGCTCCAACGCCGGTAAGGCCACGGAAATAGGCCGCGGGGTGATCGATTTCGCGGCGCTCGTCAAGGCGCTGCGCAAAGCGAAATACAGCGGTATTTCCAGTATAGAATATGAAAAAGACATGGCTGATCCTTTACCGGGCATCGCAGAATCTGCGGGTTTCTTCCGGGGTGTGATCAAGACCGTCAGCTGA
- a CDS encoding TonB-dependent receptor has translation MKKQKHGWKHLLTTVWLLTAFLYVSAKGFSQAKITLQVKDVEIQTAFERIEKQSGYRILYNQALLKGVGRVSVDARDEPVRQVLDRLLAATPLGYELLDNQLVVIKRKNAGARDVRVTGKVTDAAGAPVPGATVQVKGTSTGTLTDGEGNYSINVPDNGVLIFSYIGFIPQEVVVGNQTSVNIRLEAKSQDLEQVVVVGYGTQRKRDLTGAITSVKGEEIARMPNTNPISSLQGKVAGLTVVNSGVPGAAPTVRIRGVNSTNNSNPLYVVDGVFQSNIDYLNPAEIESIEILRDPSSMAIFGLSGGNGVIVVTTKKAAKGETRVTLQSSVGLQKVNNLIDVTDANGFRKLYDEQLKNLGAQPFDYTNYTANTNWQDLVLRTAFMSNNSLNISNSSEKTTTLINLGYNTHEGVLRNGKYQRLVARLNEEIRVNKHFKMGGDVTGTHWILDATAADLNNAKWAAPIVPVQANANTYYSMPSFQRTQVSNPIARLNGADGNTINKGFRVVGSVFAELKFLQRFTWRSTFYTDLGFNNSRGYTPLPYAFINLGEGAIRTDTTINTNIKTGVNQKQEEFRKFQQDHTLAFEETFNRVHKVSAVAGFTTYYEGSTSLNANRTDTTLKIPRHPDFWYVGIVSPDMPGGFGGSGKEFTSIGFLGRVNYAYDDKYLLNVSYRRDGLSKISPANRWGNFGGVGAGWVISSEEFFKSVNVINFLKLRGSWGTIGSAQGIDYNIFRPLLTTAGTGIFGNNIYTSVAPAYIPDPNLKWEVVHGTDIGLDVRALANRLSAEINLYHRKTTDIITQVTLPGAAGSYGYKTNLGTISNKGIEITLGWNDKVGEDFSYSISPNFSYNRNRVESIGDNFNFMLLGNAGANRTITGQSIGHFFGYRQTGIYQSSADMDKMPRMSNSLPGDISFADIDGDGVITPKDRTNLGSPFPDYSFGVNVSLRYRQFDAVLEGQGVAGNYVYTQRRMANFATVNYESNRLRAWSAPGTSNVEPILDNTRSNNYLFSTYFLEPGDYFRIRTVQLGYSFGPRLLNKTGLKGCRFYLSGQNLYTFSRTTGYSPEAPIGEILGAGADNGVYPLPATYTFGLNVTF, from the coding sequence ATGAAAAAACAAAAACATGGGTGGAAGCACCTGCTCACAACCGTCTGGCTGCTCACGGCATTCCTCTACGTGTCGGCAAAAGGGTTCTCGCAGGCGAAAATCACGTTGCAGGTAAAAGATGTGGAAATCCAGACCGCATTTGAGCGCATCGAAAAACAATCCGGTTACCGTATTCTCTACAACCAGGCGCTGCTCAAAGGCGTAGGCCGCGTATCGGTGGATGCGCGCGACGAACCGGTGCGGCAGGTGCTGGACCGGCTGCTGGCCGCCACCCCGCTGGGATATGAGCTGCTCGACAACCAGCTGGTAGTGATCAAAAGAAAAAACGCGGGCGCCCGCGACGTGCGGGTAACCGGTAAAGTCACCGATGCCGCGGGTGCGCCCGTGCCGGGCGCCACGGTGCAGGTGAAAGGCACTTCCACGGGCACGCTCACCGACGGGGAAGGGAACTACAGCATCAACGTGCCGGACAACGGCGTGCTGATATTTTCCTACATCGGGTTCATACCGCAGGAAGTGGTGGTGGGCAACCAGACCTCGGTCAACATCAGACTCGAAGCGAAGTCGCAGGACCTGGAGCAGGTAGTGGTGGTCGGTTACGGCACACAACGGAAACGCGACCTCACCGGCGCGATCACCTCGGTAAAAGGAGAAGAGATCGCCCGCATGCCGAACACGAATCCCATTTCATCGTTGCAGGGCAAGGTAGCGGGCCTCACGGTGGTGAACAGCGGCGTACCCGGCGCGGCGCCCACCGTGCGCATCCGCGGTGTGAACAGCACCAATAACTCGAACCCGTTGTACGTGGTGGACGGTGTGTTCCAATCCAACATCGACTACCTCAATCCGGCCGAAATAGAAAGCATCGAAATCCTCCGCGACCCGTCGTCCATGGCCATCTTCGGTTTGAGCGGCGGCAACGGCGTGATTGTGGTGACCACCAAAAAAGCCGCCAAAGGCGAAACGCGGGTAACGCTGCAAAGCTCCGTGGGTTTGCAGAAAGTGAACAACCTCATCGACGTGACCGATGCAAACGGTTTTCGTAAACTGTACGACGAACAATTGAAAAATCTCGGTGCACAGCCGTTCGATTATACGAATTATACCGCCAATACCAACTGGCAGGACCTTGTGCTGCGCACGGCTTTTATGAGCAACAACAGCCTGAATATTTCCAACAGCAGCGAAAAAACCACCACGCTGATCAACCTCGGATACAACACGCATGAAGGCGTGCTGCGCAACGGTAAATACCAGCGGCTGGTAGCCCGGCTGAACGAGGAGATCAGGGTGAACAAACATTTCAAAATGGGCGGCGACGTGACCGGCACGCACTGGATCCTCGACGCCACCGCGGCGGACCTCAACAACGCCAAATGGGCCGCGCCCATCGTGCCGGTGCAGGCCAATGCGAATACTTACTACAGCATGCCGTCGTTCCAGCGTACGCAGGTGAGCAACCCCATCGCGCGGCTGAACGGGGCGGACGGGAATACCATCAACAAAGGTTTTCGCGTGGTGGGCAGCGTGTTCGCGGAACTGAAGTTCCTGCAGCGCTTCACCTGGCGTTCCACCTTCTACACAGACCTTGGTTTTAACAACAGCCGGGGCTATACACCTTTGCCTTATGCCTTCATCAACCTGGGCGAAGGCGCTATCAGAACGGATACCACCATCAACACCAATATCAAAACAGGGGTGAACCAGAAGCAGGAGGAGTTCCGCAAATTCCAGCAGGACCATACGCTGGCTTTCGAGGAAACTTTCAACAGGGTGCACAAAGTAAGCGCCGTGGCCGGTTTTACGACCTACTATGAAGGCAGTACGTCGCTCAACGCCAACAGGACGGATACGACCCTGAAAATACCGCGCCATCCCGATTTCTGGTACGTGGGCATTGTGAGCCCCGATATGCCGGGCGGCTTCGGCGGCAGCGGCAAGGAGTTCACGTCTATCGGTTTCCTGGGGCGTGTGAACTATGCTTACGACGATAAGTACCTGCTGAATGTTTCTTACCGCCGCGACGGATTGTCGAAAATCAGTCCCGCCAACCGCTGGGGCAACTTCGGCGGCGTGGGCGCAGGCTGGGTGATCAGTTCGGAAGAATTTTTCAAATCCGTGAACGTCATCAACTTCCTGAAACTGCGCGGTTCCTGGGGCACCATCGGCAGCGCGCAGGGCATCGACTATAACATTTTCCGCCCGCTGCTGACCACGGCCGGCACCGGTATATTCGGCAACAACATCTACACCTCCGTAGCGCCCGCCTACATTCCCGATCCCAACCTGAAATGGGAAGTGGTGCATGGGACCGACATCGGGCTGGATGTGCGGGCACTCGCCAACCGCCTCAGCGCCGAGATCAACCTGTACCACCGCAAAACCACCGACATCATCACGCAGGTGACCTTGCCCGGCGCGGCCGGCTCCTATGGCTACAAAACCAACCTGGGCACCATTTCCAACAAGGGTATCGAGATCACCCTGGGCTGGAACGACAAAGTGGGCGAAGATTTCTCTTACAGCATCAGCCCCAACTTCAGTTACAACAGAAACAGGGTGGAGTCGATCGGCGATAACTTCAACTTCATGCTGCTGGGCAACGCAGGAGCGAACAGAACGATCACGGGCCAGAGCATCGGGCATTTCTTCGGCTACCGGCAGACGGGCATTTACCAGTCGTCCGCCGACATGGACAAGATGCCCCGCATGTCCAACTCCCTGCCAGGCGATATTTCCTTTGCAGACATCGACGGCGACGGTGTGATCACGCCGAAAGACCGTACCAATCTCGGTTCGCCGTTCCCCGACTACAGCTTCGGGGTGAACGTGTCGCTGCGGTACAGGCAGTTTGATGCCGTGCTGGAAGGGCAGGGCGTAGCCGGCAACTATGTGTATACCCAGCGCCGGATGGCCAACTTCGCTACGGTGAATTATGAAAGCAACCGCCTCAGGGCATGGTCGGCGCCCGGCACCAGCAACGTGGAGCCCATCCTCGACAATACCCGCAGCAACAATTACCTGTTCAGCACTTATTTCCTGGAGCCCGGCGATTATTTCCGCATCCGTACGGTGCAGCTGGGTTACAGTTTCGGGCCGCGGCTGCTGAATAAAACCGGTTTGAAAGGCTGCCGTTTTTACCTGAGCGGGCAGAACCTGTACACCTTCAGCCGGACCACCGGTTATTCGCCCGAAGCGCCGATCGGGGAAATCCTGGGCGCGGGCGCGGACAATGGCGTGTACCCGCTGCCGGCCACGTATACTTTTGGCCTGAACGTAACTTTTTAA
- a CDS encoding RagB/SusD family nutrient uptake outer membrane protein, protein MKAYRKYTAFLICAAAASLLSAGCGRNFLDRYPQGEYTEDTYPHPAGSGPYDQYLFACYDVMRSFDVSVMPFVGAVSIRSDDADKGSTPADDANSIQMDNFTITASNSMCNSLWLGHFNLVNKSNIVLAQIKSDPSPSTSQEAKVQAEAEAKFFRAYGYFMLVRLFGRVPLIDSVLTDPAAQANVPQSQPAAIYALIEKDLQFAAANLPLTWDARFVGRAGQGAANGLLAKVYITQQKWALAMAAANQVIGSNVYDLSTPYAKIFGEDGENSRESIFEVQAVATLNEKRKNGSQYASVQGVRGTGIWNLGWGFNVPSTALEAAYEAGDPRKDRTILYAGGVSVYGEAVPAGLPNPRYNHKAHSSPTMRNNILDNFSYWMNVRLLRYADVVLMYAEAANETGNTAEALAKLELVRKRARGASTTILPQITVTDKDQLREIIRRERRVELAMEHERFFDLVRWGIAGPVLQAAGKNFVTGKHELLPIPQTQLDLSKGVLTQNFGY, encoded by the coding sequence ATGAAAGCATACAGAAAATATACCGCCTTCCTGATCTGCGCAGCCGCAGCCTCCCTGCTGTCTGCCGGCTGTGGAAGGAATTTCCTCGACCGTTACCCGCAGGGTGAGTACACCGAAGATACCTATCCGCACCCCGCGGGTTCCGGCCCGTACGACCAGTACCTGTTCGCCTGTTACGACGTGATGCGCAGCTTCGATGTAAGCGTGATGCCTTTTGTGGGCGCCGTGAGCATCCGCAGCGATGATGCCGACAAGGGCAGTACCCCTGCCGACGATGCGAACAGCATACAGATGGACAACTTCACCATCACCGCGTCTAACAGCATGTGCAATTCATTGTGGCTGGGGCATTTCAACCTGGTCAACAAAAGCAACATCGTGCTGGCGCAGATCAAATCCGATCCGAGCCCGTCCACCTCGCAGGAAGCCAAAGTGCAGGCTGAAGCGGAAGCGAAGTTTTTCCGTGCGTATGGTTATTTCATGCTGGTGCGTTTGTTTGGCCGGGTGCCGCTGATCGATTCCGTGCTGACCGATCCCGCCGCGCAGGCGAACGTGCCGCAAAGCCAGCCCGCGGCGATTTATGCGCTGATCGAAAAAGATCTCCAGTTTGCCGCCGCCAACCTGCCGCTGACCTGGGACGCCCGTTTTGTCGGCCGTGCCGGCCAGGGCGCCGCCAACGGACTGCTGGCGAAAGTGTACATCACCCAGCAGAAGTGGGCGCTGGCCATGGCCGCGGCCAACCAGGTGATCGGTTCCAACGTGTATGATTTGTCTACCCCGTACGCGAAAATATTCGGGGAAGACGGCGAGAACAGCCGCGAATCCATATTTGAAGTACAGGCCGTGGCCACCCTCAACGAAAAACGCAAGAACGGCTCGCAGTACGCAAGCGTGCAGGGTGTAAGAGGCACCGGCATCTGGAACCTCGGCTGGGGTTTCAACGTGCCCAGCACCGCGCTGGAAGCGGCCTACGAAGCAGGCGATCCGCGGAAAGACCGTACCATCCTGTACGCCGGCGGCGTGTCGGTATACGGTGAAGCGGTACCCGCAGGATTGCCCAATCCGCGGTACAATCATAAAGCGCACAGCAGTCCTACCATGCGTAACAACATCCTCGACAATTTCAGCTACTGGATGAACGTGCGCCTGCTGCGGTATGCGGACGTGGTGCTCATGTACGCCGAAGCCGCCAACGAAACCGGCAACACCGCCGAAGCGCTCGCGAAACTGGAGCTCGTGCGCAAAAGGGCACGAGGCGCCAGCACTACCATTCTCCCGCAGATCACGGTGACCGATAAAGACCAGCTGCGCGAGATCATCCGCCGCGAACGCCGGGTAGAGCTGGCTATGGAGCATGAACGTTTCTTCGACCTGGTGCGCTGGGGCATTGCAGGGCCCGTGTTGCAGGCCGCCGGTAAAAACTTCGTGACCGGCAAACACGAACTGCTGCCCATTCCGCAAACGCAGCTGGACCTGAGTAAAGGCGTGCTCACCCAGAACTTCGGTTATTGA
- a CDS encoding LamG-like jellyroll fold domain-containing protein, whose amino-acid sequence MKRLLIYISLAAAITACKKDGNPHNLPDVSPGNYAGKIDGYSSSDEVYAAALVAYWPFDGSKNEKISGTAPTASAGDAYVDGGVLGKALSLNAGYVYYATQFPAFKTDALKSFTVSQWVQILNNGSKKTMLVQLARPGIFNGNINVVLETNRYPATELEKLTIHPTFTAANNGMQDNLNTANGSFPFLSPKIGMTKWTHIVVTYDGVNNNIQIWADGVRVGVPAFQNRGANFFKSHEPNEVIIGGNYNTIPGKTVNADVSFAPMTGNIDEVRIYNACLTDAHIKALYKLGLEKK is encoded by the coding sequence ATGAAACGACTTTTGATATACATCAGCCTGGCCGCCGCCATCACCGCCTGCAAAAAAGACGGTAACCCGCATAACCTGCCGGACGTGTCGCCCGGGAACTATGCCGGTAAAATAGACGGTTATTCCAGCTCCGACGAGGTGTACGCCGCCGCCCTCGTGGCGTACTGGCCCTTCGACGGATCGAAGAATGAAAAGATCTCCGGTACGGCGCCCACTGCGTCTGCAGGCGACGCGTATGTAGACGGCGGGGTATTGGGCAAGGCGCTCAGCCTCAACGCCGGTTATGTGTATTACGCCACGCAGTTCCCGGCATTCAAAACCGATGCGCTGAAAAGTTTTACCGTGAGCCAGTGGGTGCAGATCCTGAACAATGGCTCCAAGAAAACAATGCTCGTGCAGCTTGCGCGGCCCGGCATCTTTAACGGCAACATCAACGTGGTATTGGAAACCAACAGGTATCCCGCCACCGAACTGGAAAAGCTCACCATTCACCCCACCTTTACCGCAGCCAACAACGGGATGCAGGACAACCTGAACACCGCCAACGGGAGTTTTCCTTTCCTGTCGCCGAAGATCGGGATGACGAAATGGACGCACATCGTGGTGACGTACGACGGGGTGAACAACAACATCCAGATCTGGGCCGACGGGGTGCGGGTAGGGGTGCCTGCTTTCCAGAACCGCGGCGCCAACTTCTTCAAATCGCATGAGCCCAACGAGGTGATCATCGGCGGGAATTACAATACCATCCCCGGCAAAACGGTGAATGCGGACGTGAGTTTCGCACCCATGACGGGCAATATAGACGAGGTGCGCATCTACAACGCCTGCCTCACCGACGCACACATCAAGGCCCTCTATAAGCTCGGGCTGGAGAAGAAGTAA